Part of the Oncorhynchus tshawytscha isolate Ot180627B linkage group LG07, Otsh_v2.0, whole genome shotgun sequence genome, TGGCTGATTGATATTGAATCAATTACGTCACACTGCAAACGTGCAGCGCTTTACGTGTTATAAGGTTTCGTCCAATGAGAATGCTGAGACACAAAACACTTCCGATATGCTGTCTCTTTTCTAGGGTTTCATTatatagcacagccacaaagtcaaattggccatattgtaaaaaaaaagaatgaaaacaaaaaatgtatttttggtcttaatttaagtttAGGCATAAGGGTAACCACACTGCTAAGGTTCGgttgaaaatcacattttaaggaAATTAATTGGAACAATTAGGAGGGGTTATGACTTCGTGGCTGTGGGAACTAGTGACGACCCTTTTCTAGTTTCGCTAGATGTGGAGCAGTGTGAACATATTCCAACCAAATCTATTTTCGTAGATAGCCGAACAAAAATAAACCGAATCAAGGTGATATGAACATATAGCTCGTTAAAGACATGCTTGTTTGGTTATATATTCGTCCTTGCGATGTGTTTCGTTTTATTTTAATAAACAATAACGTTACTTgacatagctagctagttggctagctagcatgctGACAAGCAGAATGAATGGGACCGTTccttactagctagctagcttctccaCATGTGTTTTAGCCTGTTTGCTAGTTAGCTGTCTTCTAGCTATGCAGTTGGTTAGCTGTGCCAACTAGCAAGTCTGTCTTTTCAAATTAGGTTGTCGTTTGTGTCAACTCGAGTAGCTAGTAGGCGTTGAGTCAGCGATATGAAACCGGGAAGTTATCCGAGGTAAATAACTGTCAGCTAGGTAACTATGTGACAAGTCATCGCAGGGTATAGATTGCTGTCTGTACTCTTTGCCAGCAGTATTCCAGACGCAACTACACACGATGTGGTCTAATTCAAGGCAACTGTGTGGCATTGCAAACCCAGCCTTGCATGTTATGCGAACCCAGCCTTGGTAGTGTAGTAAACCATTGTAATCAGTACAAAAAATAGTGACATGTCGTTGTCAGAGTAAAAGGGAACAATATGCACACGGTTTCTGAAATTGACCCCTGGGGTGTGAGAGCTGAGTCTGATAGAGTTGTCAGCCATGTAAAAATGTAATGTTGATATTAAGCATGTCCCATAATTTAGTTGTTTGGTTCAAGAGCATGaagtgtttaatttctgtttctAAATGTTTTGTTGCTGTTGCAGATGCCTCCAAAGAAGGGAGAAGGACCAAAACAACCACCGCTGATTGGACGCTTCGGGACTTCTTTGAAGATTGGGATTGTGGGATTGCCGAATGTTGGGTATGGACATGACTACAATTTAGTAGTTTCCCATAGTTGTAAAGGTAGGGTTTTGGAGAATCATTAGCACAATTCACACTATAGGGCCAACTAGGATTGCACATTTTGGAATATTCAGAGATGGAGACTTTCTGtgggaaaatcaaatcaaactttatttgctacatgtgccgaatacaacatgtgtagattttaccgtgaaatacttacttacaagcccttaaccaacagttgttcaagaagaaaatatttaccaagtaggcaaaaaaaaaattataataaaagtaacacaataagaattacaataacgaggctatatacagggggcaccggctatatacagagggcaccaagtcagtgtgcgggggtacaggctagttgaggtaatctgtgcATGTAGGTtgtggtaaagtgactatgcataggtaacaaacaaacagcgagtagctgttgaggagccttttggtccatgacttggcgttccggtaccgcttgcagtgcggtagcagagaaaagtctataacttgggtgactggagtctctgccaattttctgtccttcctctgacaccgcctattatataggtcctggatggcaggcagcttggccCCATGTGATGCACTGGGCTGTTCACACTACCCTATGTAGCACCTTactgtcagatgccgagcagttgccataccaggcggtgatgcaaccggtcaagatgctctcgatggtgcagctgtagaaccttgtgAGAATCtagggacccatgacaaatcttttcagtctcctgagggggaaaaggttatgtggtgccttcttcatgactgtcttggtgtgtttggaccatgatagtttgttggtgatgtggccaccaaggaacttaactctcaacccacccaccttttcctgtagtccacgatcagctcctttgtcttgctcacatttagggagagtttgttgtcctggcaccacactgccagttctctgaccacctccctataggctgttgtcggtgatcaggcctaccactgttgtgtcgtcagcaaacttaatgatggtgttggagtcgcgtTTGGCAACGCAGTCGGGAGTAAACAGGGAATACATGAGGGTACTAAGTAGGGGAATTAACGGAAATGTATGCAAatgaatattaataccatttaaatgtagatgttttttgcattggatatatttaccatatcataaggagacagaaacatacaccttttaccttatcataagtagacataattgcaaatgattaaatccttccaatagaaataaaattaactatttagttatgaattgaactttaattaaatgagttgacttttcacatgggatgatttcactgaaaaacaaaagggaatattgaatgatccccaatgatccatcgcatttcccaaaaacattttcaacatacatctgtaaaatgatagtctagaaactaaagctttggttgtcttcctctcaggcttccatgtcttctccctggacctcctcaatgtccacctattgaacatcagactctgaggcctcatcttcactgtcactttccaaccttgttgaggttggctcgttgtcaggctcaaaaatcCTCAAAATTGCCCTGATGGCCACCAATtcttcaacccttgtattggtctgTTGGCCTGTTGCatgcttttacattttttattttatttcacctttatttaaacaggtaggccagttgagaacaagttctcatttgcaactgcgacctggccaagataaagcaaagcagtgcaacacaaacaacaacacagagttacacatggaataaacaaacgtacagtcaataacacaatagaaaagtctatatacagtgtgtgcaaattaagtaaggaggtaaggcaataaataggccatagtggcgaaataattacaatttagcaattaaacactggagagatagatgtgcagaagttgaatgtgcaagtagaggtactggggtgcaaaggagcaaaataaataacagtatggggatgacgTAGTTGgaagggctatttacagatgggctatgtacaggtgcagtgatctgtgagttgctctgacagctggtgcttaaagctagtgagggagatatgagtctccagcttcagtgatttttgcagttcgttccagtcattggcagcagagaactggaaggaaaggcggccaaagaggaattggttttgggggtgaccagtgaaatatacctgctggagcgtgtgctacaggtgggtgctgctatggtgaccagtgagctgagataaggcggggctttacctagcaaagacttataggtaACCTGGAGTCATTGGGTTTGGCTCCAGGTCATGTAGTTAAATGATGATGTAGTTCAaattcccaaaattcccaggcttaacttcccatggacaATTTCCGGAAATTTAcaggaaagtttccgaccctttgcaaccctagggCCAACCCAACCTGTACTGTTCTGGCTTTCCAGCAACTGTGGTGGCTGCATGTCACTACAGTGCAATTCAGACAAATGTATCTGCTTTTGTTGTTCAGTAGACCCTACCATGCAGATGTCTTGGGCTGTAGAATAGTGACAGACTTTGTCTCGTAATTTTTGTCTACAGGAAGTCAACATTCTTCAATGTGCTGACCAAGAGCCAGGCCGCAGCAGAGAATTTTCCCTTCTGCACCATCGACCCCAACGAGAGCAGAGTACCCATCCCTGACGAACGCTATGACTACCTCTGCACCTTCCACAAGCCCCTCaggtagagttgtgtgtgtgagcagagtGCCCATTCATGTAGAACGTTACAACTACTTCTGCACCTTCCACAAGCCTTGGAAATGTGTGTATGAGTAAACACTCTGTACATCAAGTTTGTACATCAAGTTTGTGTGTAActtctccgtctctttctcattGGACAGTAAAGTCCCAGCGTTTCTAAATGTGGTGGACATAGCTGGGCTGGTGAAAGGTGCTCACGCTGGACAAGGACTGGGCAACGCCTTCCTGTCTCACATTAGTGCCTGCGATGGCATCTTCCACATGACACGTGAGTTTAACACACACTCGCAGAaacgcactcacacacatgcactcaatcACACACTGTAATCCTGGTATACATTTCGCATTAAAACCGCAAGCATGGGAAGCTTCCATTCTAATCAATAGGGCACTCACACCTACTCGATGCTAGCACAGTTCAGATGTGcatgcacaacaacaacaatatactCAATTCCTATTTTATCAGCTTTGTGAAGTCTAGCACCATGGTGTAACCTGGACATAAttgagtgtttctgtgtgtgtaggtgcgtTTGAGGATGAGGACATCATCCATGTGGAGGGTAATGTGGACCCAGTGAGGGACATTGAGATAATCCATGAGGAGCTACGGCTGAAAGATGAGGAGTCTCTTGGACCAATCATAGATAAGTTGGAGAAGACCGCTGTCAGAGGAGGAGACAAGAAACTCAAACCTGAATACgtgagtagagtgtgtgtgtgtgtgtgtggggtggttgATCAGTGCCCTATTGGGTCTGAGACTGAGGTCTGAAGCTGTGTGAGTGGGCTTGATTCAAGCACTTGAAACACTTTCCCATGCCCTCTCATAGATCTTTTGAGACCCACAGGCGTGCCTAGGGAGAAGGGGCCACAGATAAAATCAGAATTCAGCATTTGTTTACTCatattctctcctttcattccctTCTCTTGTTCCCTTCTTCCCTCATACCTCACTCAGGACATCATGTTGAAGGTAAAGAACTGGATTTCAGAGGAGAAGAAACACGTCCGCTTCTACAATGACTGGAACGAGAAGGAGGTACgactatgtgtgtgtgctcacaaAAGACAGAGAGCAGAGTACCATTAGTTGCAGGGGCCtgtataccagcacacacacatctaacccagtgtgtgtgtgtgtttatgcagatAGATGTGCTGAACAAATACCTGTTCCTCACCTCCAAGCCCATGATCTACCTGGTCAACCTCTCAGAGAAGGACTACATCAGGAAAAAGAACAAGTGGTCAGTGGGTTCTCTTTCTTAATTCCTTATTCCTGCTTTCTAAATCTTATGTTATTTGGGTTGTGATGCCTGGCAACCATTATCTGAGGAGCTGAAATGCTACTTGTTGAGGGTCTGAACTTTACTTGCAGTAGGGGTTTATTTTGTGATTGTGGCATTTTGTGCAAAAGAAACACTGACAGTTTTGTATGTGCAAAAAACCCTGACTGTTTGGTTTATTAAAGAGCAACTTCAATCAAAAATCAACTTTCTTTTTCTAATGTAGAGGATCTTTTCTCTATGTATATACATAGGATTGTTTTCTCTTAAATATGCATTCTCTCCCAGGCTGATTAAGATTAAGGAGTGGGTCGATGCCCATGACCCAGGGGCTATGGTCATACCAGTGAGTGGAGGACTTGAGGCCAAACTACAGGACATGACCGACGAGGAGAAGGACAAATACTGTGAGGAGGCGAAGACTCAGAGGTACACACACGGACAGATCAAACACACAATGAACACATTTTAAGCGGTTAACTTAttaactgtgtatgtgtgtgtattgcagTGTACTGACTAAGATCATTAAGACGGGCTATGCAGCTCTGCAGTTGGAATATTTCTTCACAGCGGGACCAGACGAGGTTAGAGCGTGGACTGTCAGGGTAAGAGACACAgttttgttatctctctcccaCAATGAGGTGTGGGTGTGACTATCACAGCGTTATGTATTACTCCTCTCTGTCCTACAGAAAGGCAGCAAGGCGCCCCAGGCGGCAGGGAAGATCCACACTGACTTTGAGAAAGGTTTCATCATGGCAGAGGTCATGAAGTTCCAGGACTTCAAAGAAGAGGGCACCGAGAATGCTGTCAAGGTGTGTGTGATGGCATAAGTACTTGTCAAAAGTTTTTTTTGTCTAATCTTATCTGGATAAGACCATCTGATAAAGATGGCACTGTACTGGATGGCCGCCGTTTTGCGAGCTCTGACCCAACATTGTTATTTTGTGACTATTGCcgtttatttttcctttattttcacGAAATGTATCCGTTGTCATTTCTTATAACCGACAATAACTTTTGAACATCATATCAGCAGTTACTTAGCCCAATTCCGGCTTCAACTTTGTGGGCTCTTAATGTAATTCCGCCCCAATTGTCCGGGTATCCAAGAGGAAATGTCGGCTTTACAGAGGGGGAATCCTGGTTGGGATTAAGGTGAAAGGAAAAGCGGCCACCTCTTCCCTCTATTCTGTTGGCCAATGTACAGTCACTTGATAATAAAATTAATGACATTTTGATTGCGGATTTGCTACTTAACGAGTCTCTTGTAACTGCAATATTTTCTACTTTTCTGAAACATTGCTTTTTGGACAAGATACCCCCCATGGCTATCCAACTCAATGAATTCTCCATTcgcagagaggacaggacagtagattcAGGAAAATTGATAGGGGGAAGAGGTGTGCCTCTTCATCAACAACAAATGTTATTCTGACTCGAGCGCAAGTATGCCcccatcgacagggctgcagtggagcgggtcaagagcttcaagttcctcagggTCCAAGTCACTAAGGACTTAATGGTCCACACACATGCGTAGTCGTGAAGTAGGCACCCTTGTATTTATTCCTATGCACACTCTCAGGACtctacatactcacacacactgacactccaacatacaacattcacacacatttttatactgactctatacacacacaaatataatATTAATTTACGCTGATGCTACTCTATCAtacatcctgatgcctagtcaccttacccataTACTTATCTACCTCTATCGCTCCAGTTTCCCTGCACATTGTAagtatggtattggaactgaccctgtatatagcttcttactTTCTTGTGTTCTTATTTGTATTTGTTCTACCTTTATCTGTTagtgctacattgatattgatcactgcattgttgggtttagtttgcaagaaaggcatttcaatgtacttgtgcacgtgacattaactTATCTTGCTAAATTACTTTGTATAATGTAAATTAATTTTTTTCTGGTTTGATTTGTCCCATAGGCTGCTGGGAAGTACAGGCAGCTGGGCAGGAACTACATCGTGGAGGACGGAGACATTATATTTTTCAAATTCAACACACCCAATGCACCCAAGGCGGCGAAGAAGTGATGGGACCAATGCGACCAATACAATAGCATAGGGTTCTTGTGTCCCGTCTCAATTTGTCCTTGAGGGCCGCAGTGTCTGTTgatttttctcccctctccctgattATTATGACAAGATAAGAATTAATCATTCTAATTATATGTATGGTAGGATGAAAATCGAGTGCACACTGTAACCATTGAGGTCCTGACCAGGTCCTAACGTGTTTTCTGGTCAGGTTATTTtatcaggaaaaactctgggccctagtcaGGACTGATCGGAACATGGAGGgaccattattattattttaagtaAAGTAGGCATCTCTGACCGTGCCTGACCAGAAACCACCAACGTGACTTTTAGCTTGGGACCCTGATTATCGCACCTACCCATACACTTATTATATTAAATCTATATCTTTGCCCTCCTCACACAAGACATTTGCAGCCACATTGTGAATAAGAGGAAGATATAAATAAGTCTTCTGACACCCCTGGCCACGTTCATATTTGTGGATGAGAATATTGCTTTAATTTGCTCTGGTTACAAAAGGAAAACATCatctagctagcttgctacttagctaaacaatggaaggtGCACAATCCATGGCTACACAGCTAGCTGGCAAACAAGCTACCTACTCTATAAATTAGCTTGACGTGCTAGAAATTAATAGAGGTTGAGTAATACATTAAATTATCTTCTGAATCAATTTCTTTATCAT contains:
- the LOC112253712 gene encoding obg-like ATPase 1, whose product is MPPKKGEGPKQPPLIGRFGTSLKIGIVGLPNVGKSTFFNVLTKSQAAAENFPFCTIDPNESRVPIPDERYDYLCTFHKPLSKVPAFLNVVDIAGLVKGAHAGQGLGNAFLSHISACDGIFHMTRAFEDEDIIHVEGNVDPVRDIEIIHEELRLKDEESLGPIIDKLEKTAVRGGDKKLKPEYDIMLKVKNWISEEKKHVRFYNDWNEKEIDVLNKYLFLTSKPMIYLVNLSEKDYIRKKNKWLIKIKEWVDAHDPGAMVIPVSGGLEAKLQDMTDEEKDKYCEEAKTQSVLTKIIKTGYAALQLEYFFTAGPDEVRAWTVRKGSKAPQAAGKIHTDFEKGFIMAEVMKFQDFKEEGTENAVKAAGKYRQLGRNYIVEDGDIIFFKFNTPNAPKAAKK